The sequence GTCAAAtgaagaacagaaagaaaatgataaaagatgACACAACGTACTGTAGTTTCATTGTATCACCTGCTcataagattttatttatttttaaaggtgCCTTGTGCTCCTTATGTGACAACTTCATGACACAATGCGCAAGGCAACAGATGAATCACTGATAtctgaaagaaagaaaccaaaaaactgttttcttgcaaaactttaaatacattgttttgttttccaagtattacattatcattgatttattatttttaattaagtcTTATTGGAATTGAATCCCTCATAAAGAAAAAACTCAATCTCCGTTACACTAACCATCATCACTCTGTAATGTTTGCAGTTAAAGGATTAAGAAAGTTAAAGAATTATTTCTCCCCTTATCTAAAATTAATCATATCATATACATAAACTCATTGCTTTCTGGTCAAATGAGAGTAGCTTTTGTGGAGAAATTGGTTTTTTTGCCTCTACAACAgatttctctcttctctctgttttattgttttaaacatCAGAGCCAATTCATGGATTTAAAAGGAACACCTCTGAAACCAAAGAAAGAAccaaagaaaacacaagtaaaacaacaaaataagctCAGATAGCTGTTGTTTTACGGTGGATTACTCCTCTAATTAAATCATGAACCATAAAACTTGGTCAAATTCTGGTTTTGCCACTCTTTTTTCTTCAATATCTTTCCGTCTCAACAGACTTCTGCCAGTTGCCTTTTCATAGAAAgtcactgaaaaaagacacatgACATGTCTCATAGCAACCACGGCTGCCGGAGCACCAGCTGTCATATTTATAGCTCGGCGGAACAGCTGACGTATAAGTGAATACCACCAATACCACCATTCCTCTCCGTCTGAAGTCAGCCTCTGCCCTTATCCCATCGGTGAGTGATGTGTCAGCCTGCAGCTCCGACACAATAGCTGATTTATATTGTCGAGATGTGATTGGTGCACTAGTTGCTCCCGCCACTCTTTAGAGTTTCCATGTTTAGATTTGAATAGATAGTGTATATGCTTCATACCATATCTGTTCATACAGAGACACTCGTGTTTGAAAGCACTAAGGATGAACCTGAACAGAAACCAATGTTTGTATGAGATAATTAGGGAAATGAACAGCCTAGATTTGGGCTGGTGCCCACTCTCAGTGTAGCATTACCTAATCCTCCTGgtatgatgatgtcatgaggGAAAATAAATCTTGCTGAAATCCTTCATGTGGGAGACTCACTGTACATGTGAACAATGAAAGCCACTACAGTGTCTGAATAACTGACCCTGGCAGTGGTACAGGTTAGAGAATCAATGTGTGTGAGTATGCTGACATGCACACTAGTATCCTTGTTTAAAACCTGGTTATAATACTCCTGTAGAcattattgtaatatttttcaGGTTTCTGATCATCTGTGTAGGTGCAAGTTGATGAAACTGACTCCTCCACAGTTGAGGACGGACTGTTTGGTTTCTAAGTGcttggattctttttttttttaaccactctGTTGGATTTAGCTTCTCAGTACAATTTTCAATAATGAAAAACGAgagcaacagtaaaatgaatCCTCTAGAGTCAGACTTTCACTTTAATTGTAGCATGTAGACCTTCATTATAATTGTATAgcatcatatttttgttttaccaaCTACTACATAACTTGATCTGCCACTGGACAGAAAGCGATGAGAAACCTGTATAAGTTGTTTACATGCTACAGTATCCCACTTTCTATCAAACTGCTCCAGCTGGCATATCCAGGTTTCTCAAAACCAGTGTTTACATGCGTAAAACACGACCAAAATGCTTCAATTACAACTGGAATACTAGTGTACATGCAAAGACACTCACTGTTTCAGTATTTCGTCTGTATCTCActaatatattgtaatatttaaagACATTGTCTACAGATTTGGTTTactaatttaaatttaaagaaatattggACACAGAGGTCATTTTATACTTCAcaatattcacaaaaaaatagatgttttaACTATTTTTGTCTGCCCAAATGACCTCTAGTCTTACTACAGTACCTACCTGTGCCAGTGCCCCTGAGTGTATAAGAGTCAGGTCCAGCATCCACTCACATCCTGGGACCAACAGCCCATAGAGAGTAATGACATAGTACGGTCCAGAGTACAGCATGCTCACCAGCATCTGACAAACATAGATACAACTTACTTCACAGATTAGTGTAATGACAGTGTTAAGATTTATAACTTCAGTGGCCAATAACTTACCTGTATTTTAGGGTAGGCTGAAGGGTCTTTCAGGTAAGGTTCATACTGCTGTGTGTAGCCCTGACACCATATACCGGGACAGTCCAGGACAAcctaaaacacaaactgtttgaAATGGAGAGGCACTCTACATGAAGATAATGAGTTGATTGTCTCGGTGCGTATTACCAGTCCTCTGAAGACGCAGAAAGCCAGAGCAGGGATGAGGTAGATAATAAACATTAAGTCCAAAGGTCTGTTGAGCAAACTTGTCCTCTGAGCCTCCTGGATGCTCTGATAGAGAAGAAGCAATGACACAGTGTGCACTTTACAGCTCTGTCACACATTGGCATGGTACCAATCAAACATTTTAGGCTGGTACTCTTTAAGACATGATGTGACAAAGACATCGTACCAGAGGCTGAGCTTGcattgtttttgggtttttttttttggctgttcAGAATCTACATTGCATCTACAACCATACACTGATGCTCAGATTGATCACAGCCGAGAGACTAGACTTACGGTAATGGACTGAAAATTCTTGCATGTTTTCAAAGGTGGATGACTGAAACGGGCTCGATCGTAGAGACAGGAAATTATGGTTTATGAGAACCGGTTCCCTGAAAAAAATTCTCAAGTATTTGGGGACTTACACAACATCAAGGTGAACTTGGCCTGTTTAGACACACTGTAAATTACTTTTACtactgcatgtgcatgtgtgcatctgttGTATAGTATAATTTCATTATgtcttttgctttgttttaatgtttgataATTGAACATTTGAAACTGCTCTGCGTACTTTGTATTTCCCTACAATCCATTAAAAGCTATGTGTGGGAGCAGTCTCCTTTATAAAAGAACTGCCTGTTTGATCTTGACTTACTGACAACTGAATGTCCTGTGTGGAGGGTTGGCTGAAGATACGGAAACAAGCCCAGACAGACACTAAGATATACAGCatgtggaggaagaagaaaggacTGATTTGGGTGCCATACTTCCctggaaaaacacagaataagaTAACAAACATCTCATCATGGGAAAGAAACAAGCCAAAATGCTAAAAGCAGCATGTAAAATGTGCATCTTTTTCAATTCCAGGCTACAAAGAACAAGAATATTCAGACCATTTTAGTATTCTCAGGGAAAATATGTATGAGGAGGGGTTTATATTGGCTACCCTACACTAGCCAACTAAAAGCATGCCATTATTTTTAGTGTACTTACCCACAGCGTTCCCAAGAATGTAGACTATGGCACGCATGAGAAAAGATCCTACCCAGTAGAGTCCAATGGCTCGGTAACTGTCCCTGTGCAAGATAGATGAAGATTAGattagatagatggatagataggtagatagatagatagatagatagatagaacaCACTCCCTCTGAATATAGACTTCACACTTTCTTAAAACAGCCTTGAAGACAATGCAGCACTTACCCCCACGTAATCGCAGCGATCATGAGCAAATACATGAGATAGTGCACACAGCCGTCCCAATAGGAGATCATGTGCCCATGTGCGGTATTAATATGCGGATCTGCCTGAAACACAGGGGAGATTTATCAGTTATATTTATCAGCCAATAATACTGTATAGACATTTCACAAGCAGGACACGCAGCACAATGCTTGCCTCTTTGAGGTAAAACGTCACAAATCCATcaatgatgttgtcctgctcCAGCCCGATGATCAGATTCACCACACTGAGGAATGCATAGACTGCATACACTGGACAgatgaagacattttatttatttcagctgaTAAAAGCTGCAGCAAGCACTTAATGTCTACTGTCAGCTGAAGTTGGCATTGTACATTTTATCTGGGATGGACACCAGACAAACTTAATGTTTTCTAATATTTAACCCCACATGATTTCTTACAATTAAACACTACAAAAGCATAAAATAACTTCCAAAAACTGTTAATACGCAGATATAATTCACACAAAACTTTGGATTGCTAGCTCATTacttgcttgaaaaattattagttcttttctcaaattaaaccaaattgaATCCAACATGAAACAGACATTAAGTAACTTCATACCATAGAAAAGAGGATCGGCTGGAGTCTTCTTCTTGAGCATAAAACGTGCTGAAATGGCCAGGATGATGACTGCGGCACACCCAGCGAAGAAGAAAGCTTCAGCACTACAGgcaatgtaaaaaacaaacaaacaagaagtataattttaaaaatcagacaCTCTTTTCAAATGAGGCAAGCTAGtaattgaccttttttttttacattgtgtgtccacagtgtgtgtacagatgtctgatgtttgtctgtgtggCTCTCTAATGAAGTCTGCT comes from Thunnus maccoyii chromosome 1, fThuMac1.1, whole genome shotgun sequence and encodes:
- the LOC121895983 gene encoding transmembrane 6 superfamily member 1-like isoform X1, giving the protein MNASAGTGVFVLSLMSIPICYIFNSLIYSNSAEAFFFAGCAAVIILAISARFMLKKKTPADPLFYVYAVYAFLSVVNLIIGLEQDNIIDGFVTFYLKEADPHINTAHGHMISYWDGCVHYLMYLLMIAAITWGDSYRAIGLYWVGSFLMRAIVYILGNAVGKYGTQISPFFFLHMLYILVSVWACFRIFSQPSTQDIQLSSIQEAQRTSLLNRPLDLMFIIYLIPALAFCVFRGLVVLDCPGIWCQGYTQQYEPYLKDPSAYPKIQMLVSMLYSGPYYVITLYGLLVPGCEWMLDLTLIHSGALAQAQFSHIGASLHTRTPFSYRVPADSQPVFLLVNLLYALLPQALCYRCSTTPAFFLRPKPDKKSE
- the LOC121895983 gene encoding transmembrane 6 superfamily member 1-like isoform X2, with amino-acid sequence MISYWDGCVHYLMYLLMIAAITWGDSYRAIGLYWVGSFLMRAIVYILGNAVGKYGTQISPFFFLHMLYILVSVWACFRIFSQPSTQDIQLSSIQEAQRTSLLNRPLDLMFIIYLIPALAFCVFRGLVVLDCPGIWCQGYTQQYEPYLKDPSAYPKIQMLVSMLYSGPYYVITLYGLLVPGCEWMLDLTLIHSGALAQAQFSHIGASLHTRTPFSYRVPADSQPVFLLVNLLYALLPQALCYRCSTTPAFFLRPKPDKKSE